TTTGCGTGTGATTGGGAAGTCTCAAGACAGAAATGGGACAAATTCTTTCAGTTCGTTTGTGATAAATTTGATGCTTATTATGAATTTGTATTACATATGCGTTGGCATTTTCCAGTTCCTTTTTGttaaatccaaaattttgaTTACGTTTATACAACAGTAAAAGAAGAGGTGAAAGTATACCACCCAAAAAATTAAACCCttataaaaacacaaaaaggtGACAACAAGAGATCTGTGGGTCAGTGGCTATGGGCTGAACAACCCAACCAATTTTCCATTTCCATGGTTTGGGCTCAATGTTATGGAACAAGTCTTACTAAACGTGCAGTAGTGGTCTGACTGCAACCCAACTTCGGATCTTTCAAATTATAATCAGCTCACAACTGAGAGAGGATCTCTATACCAAAGTGATGGGGTAGTGAgaaaatctgaaatttgagaGAAACTTAGATATCACGGGTATGTCAAGTGATAacaaagatagagagagattaGTAAATTTATTCTGTAAGACTTGTTTATAATAAGTTTTGAGAGCAATTTTAATCGCCACCCTATTCTGTATGTAGATTAGTAAACTtattaattttagggtaatataagaataagaaaaattatatCACTGACTCTGTAATTAACTCATCACATTGCATAATAAAAAATGGCTATACGAAGATTAGTACACGTAATAATTTTGTATTAAGTAAATATAGCGCAGCCTCAGACACTAAATGGGTACTTTTCGAGTCATTATCCAATAAGCATTAGCTTACCACTTGGTGAAGTTATGGATCCATGATATTGACCCATGCTGGTTAGGATATATATTTCTCTAGGCAGAGACAAGAAAAGAACAATATCTTTTTTCCCAGATTACGAATTAGATTTGTCTCCTTCACCCCCATGCCCCGACCTAACACGGAACAAGCACTCACTGAACAATCATCATCCCGGACCACATTGGCTAAAATATTTGTATATGATGCCAGACCTAACCCAAATCTAGTGGTATATTCCAATGTTTTTTTCCCATTTAATTTGTCCAAAAGGGATATGgatatttaattattcattatATCTAGAGCGttggatattttgtttctatATAATATGCCTACCATTCTACATCCCAATTGGTGAGAAGGCTGcctaattatattaattaccATCGTCATTATCAACCACGCAAGTCTAAAGCTAGCCCGGACTCGTTCTCCAGGAGAGTTGGAGTTAGGGTGAGCGTTTGAACCGGTGAATTGGTAAACAATAATCAATTgagatgaaaaaaattaataaatttgatTCGGTTATCTTTTTTGTCACTTAAAAAGCAAATGATGCCGTTATTTGTTTTCACATGTGTTTATTATgtattgaaaataatactgTTTTGTTATCTCCGGCTAATAATGTAATGATACATGAAAAAGTTATTTCGTGTGTTATTGTTCTATTGACTAGGGATAGCAAAAAGTACTATTCTCGTTGCATGAAAGTCTCGCTTCTTCATCTCTtgctctttttccttctcttcctcaaaCGGAACAAAATTGATTGGTCGATTTTTGGAGTGAAGCGGCGGAACCAAGACCCACCCTAGTTGGAGCAATGTAGAAAGAATTGTTGGTACTTGAGAACGAAGTTAGAGGAACAGATAACACGATTACGACCATGATTATGATGCCGATGTTAATTAACCTTTTGATCATGATTGCATCAatgaacaacaacaacaacaacaacaatcaaATTGTGAACCGCTATTTGTATTGTCTTAATCAATCGATCATCTTTTACActaaatttcaaataatttaattaaaaaggtTTTGAAGTCTAAAAACGTGCATACTCCCTGCAGCAGGCAAGTGGCAACCAACTTGGTCACCCAACACCATTATTTATGATCACTACTCACTAGTATCTTTATCTATACCTATCTTAGGTCTTACTCATGCCATAGGCCCATAGCTTAATTAGGCTTTTCCTTGTGCTTCTTTTCTCATTCGTTGTCTTTTATGAACTGTTTCTTTTGTTAACAAATTAGACAGGGGAGCGGGCACAGCTAGCAAACTTTAATatacatttcaaaatcacAAACCTGTAAATACTCTCCTATCCTATGCTACTTCCAAAGATATCATTATCAGATTACGCAAAACAAATGAATAGTCGGTTTGTAAGGCTTGGAAAGTATCCCTTTTCCCCttctttcttgctttctttaaaataaaatataaagtttttctttctcttttctttcctccGTGGATGGAAGATTACAAAATACAAAGCTGCACACGTCAAGAGGACGACGTTCAAGGATGGATGATAATAATATGATATGGACTTGGCAAATTCGGTCGGTTGTTAATTTCAACCAAAATAAcatctattttttttggttgggttccttcctttcctttctaAATAATGACATTTGGAATTATCACAAGTTTCATGATAGGTCATGGACTCGTCACTGTATTAtgaatgatttattttttcctgTTCTTGGGTTTCATACTATCATAAGACAAAACCATGCTAGATAAATgataaaaattcaatcaaaacttACAAGTTATGTACCTTCTAATTAAGCAAACACAGATTGTTTgtcgttgtttttgttttctagttCGAGAAATTTTTTGTTCTAAAGTAAATATATTGGGTCCTTTAATTACTTGTGAAAtataatttgtgtttgttCATAAAATTAATCATATTCGGTATAACTCACAAACCCCTTTAATAAAGAACTAATTAGGGCACATTTACTACTGTTAGGTACAGAAAAAGCAACTGATTGCTATTGCTATTGAATGTTGTAAGAAATTCATCGAATTGATTTTCAATACCTCAGTCCAAATCACGTCCACCAACTTTGCGGAAATTCATAGAGGCTGATCAAGTAGGTTTAATTAAGATGGACTTGACAAGCTTCCCATACCCTAAACATGGCATTACGTACAAATTAAAGTAGACCTAGCTAGCAAAAATTTGTCATTAAACAAGAAGCAAGAAGACAAGGATCCTTCACCATACGACTAAATCgtaaaaaatttacaaatatttgtaagtaaagagagagaaatagacAACCTCTCTACAGTTAAATTTCATTGTTCTCTatacaaattaatttgaaCTTTAGCAAGCTGTAGATGGATGGGTGCTAAAGGGGTTGAAGATCAAGTGAGCCGGCTTCGATCCAATCAAAAAAGAACTCGTCGACGACCCATGATGATTATGGTGGTCACCGCCGTTGCAGATTTTCTCACAAGAAGGGCACATGGTGAGAGTGGCTGTTGGAAACTGCATGTAAAAGGGTGgtactgctgctgctgctgttgccgTTTGTTTCATTAACTTGAGCTCTTGCAGCTCCTTGTGTAGCCTTCTGTTCTCTTCTTTCAGCGTCTCACAACACTTTTTCAACAACTCACAATCCGCTTCAGTTTGCTTCAACTTGGTCCTaaacatatgtatatatagaaCAAATTAAATTTGAGGCTATATATTTCTCATGCAAGCATCAAACATCTTGGAAATTATAAAGAATAAGATTTATCGCGCCTACCTGGCCCTCCTGTTTTGGAACCAGACTTCCACTTGTCGCGGCCGTAGATTTAGCTTTCTTGCCAGGTCTTGCTTTTGCTTCTGATTtgttcaagaaaaagaaaaaagaacaaaaagaaaactcaagctttaataatttgaaaaacaatgaTTTTCCCCACAAATTATGGACAGATAAAGAAGTTAATATGGTGTAAAATATTTACGGGATTGAGGGTGGTGTGTTCTCTGAAGCTGTCTTCCAAAGTGGCAGATTGTTCTTTTGAAAGCCTGAGCTTCTTTCTGGGGCTGCCCTCATGATCTTGTTCATATAACTCCTCGCTTGCTCTTGAGGAAGTCATATTCACCACT
The window above is part of the Prunus dulcis chromosome 1, ALMONDv2, whole genome shotgun sequence genome. Proteins encoded here:
- the LOC117638256 gene encoding homeobox-leucine zipper protein HAT22-like, which codes for MSFDEACNTGLGLSLGCRDSPDHDHTNLQAPPDHHHHHHQNTYKNKQIQLKYDHLLPSLTLGPSAASKIEEAESTDLNQAVAAQEQDSSPCSGAFSSFSNSSSFKRDRELGGEEIEVEVEVEVEVEEERVVNMTSSRASEELYEQDHEGSPRKKLRLSKEQSATLEDSFREHTTLNPKQKQDLARKLNLRPRQVEVWFQNRRARTKLKQTEADCELLKKCCETLKEENRRLHKELQELKLMKQTATAAAAVPPFYMQFPTATLTMCPSCEKICNGGDHHNHHGSSTSSFLIGSKPAHLIFNPFSTHPSTAC